From Mycolicibacterium cosmeticum, a single genomic window includes:
- a CDS encoding peptidylprolyl isomerase has translation MPTNKQRRETAKRKLDRQLERRAAQARRRRLFTIIASVVGVIVVAGAAVFTVIYTNKDSGSATASASPSSSTSGAPQPAADGKLPAFAAPADLGSNCQYPATTEAASKKVNPPRTGKVPTDPPQISVSMATNQGNIGLQLDNAKAPCTVNSFASLAQQGYFNDTQCHRLTTGGLAVLQCGDPTGTGTGGPGYQFANEYPTNQYQPDNPALQQPVLYPRGTLAMANAGPGTNGSQFFLVYQDSQLPPNYTVFGTIDKTGLETLDKIAKAGVAGGGQDGKPAQEVTVKSIQLD, from the coding sequence GTGCCGACCAACAAACAGCGACGGGAAACGGCCAAGCGCAAGCTCGACCGGCAGCTGGAGCGCCGGGCGGCACAGGCCCGCAGGCGGCGGCTCTTCACCATCATCGCCTCGGTGGTCGGCGTGATCGTGGTTGCCGGCGCCGCGGTGTTCACCGTCATCTACACCAACAAGGATTCCGGCAGCGCGACGGCGTCGGCCTCGCCCAGTTCGTCCACCTCCGGCGCACCGCAGCCGGCCGCCGACGGCAAGCTGCCCGCCTTCGCCGCACCCGCCGACCTCGGCTCCAACTGCCAGTACCCGGCGACCACCGAAGCCGCCAGCAAGAAGGTCAACCCGCCGCGGACGGGCAAGGTGCCGACGGACCCGCCGCAGATCAGCGTCAGCATGGCGACCAACCAGGGCAATATCGGCCTGCAGCTGGACAACGCCAAGGCTCCCTGCACGGTCAACAGCTTCGCCAGCCTGGCCCAGCAGGGTTACTTCAACGACACGCAATGCCACCGGCTGACCACCGGCGGGCTCGCGGTGCTGCAGTGCGGTGACCCGACCGGCACCGGCACCGGCGGCCCGGGCTACCAGTTCGCCAACGAGTACCCGACCAACCAGTACCAGCCCGACAACCCGGCGCTGCAGCAGCCGGTGCTCTACCCGCGCGGCACGTTGGCCATGGCCAACGCCGGGCCGGGCACCAACGGCAGCCAGTTCTTCCTCGTCTACCAGGATTCGCAGCTGCCGCCGAACTACACCGTGTTCGGCACCATCGACAAGACCGGCCTGGAGACGCTGGACAAGATCGCCAAGGCCGGTGTCGCGGGCGGAGGCCAGGACGGCAAGCCCGCACAAGAGGTCACGGTGAAGTCGATCCAGCTGGACTGA
- a CDS encoding peptidylprolyl isomerase — MTVPPPYGPPPVGYPPPGYPPPPGRPTNALAIASLVCAFLIAPLGIVFGHISLSQIKRTGEEGRGMALAGLIIGYVVTVLGTLALVVGIVLTRLVLEDFRNGLDRYDWDPVNPATPAAGNPLPSFKPPVNLGGNCQYLPTTEKAARPVTPPRMGKVPTAPATVAGVIATDRGAIPVELDNAKAPCTVNNFASLAAQGFFDGTPCHRLTTGSDLSVLQCGDPTGTGKGGPGYQFPNEYPTNQYRLTDPAVKTPVIYPRGTLAMANSGPGTNGSQFFLVYRDSQLPPTYTAFGTVDETGLAVLDQIAAGGVGGGGDDGKPADPVNISTVRVQ, encoded by the coding sequence GTGACGGTTCCCCCGCCGTACGGCCCACCTCCGGTCGGCTACCCGCCGCCCGGGTATCCCCCGCCGCCCGGCCGGCCCACCAACGCGCTGGCGATCGCCTCGCTCGTCTGTGCGTTCCTGATCGCCCCGCTGGGCATCGTGTTCGGCCACATCTCCCTGTCGCAGATCAAGCGCACCGGCGAGGAGGGCCGCGGCATGGCGCTGGCCGGCCTGATCATCGGCTACGTGGTGACGGTGCTGGGCACCCTGGCGCTGGTGGTCGGCATCGTGCTCACCCGGCTGGTGCTGGAGGACTTCCGCAACGGGCTGGACCGCTACGACTGGGATCCCGTCAACCCCGCCACACCAGCGGCCGGCAACCCGCTGCCGTCGTTCAAGCCGCCGGTGAACCTGGGTGGCAACTGCCAGTACCTGCCCACCACCGAGAAGGCCGCCCGGCCGGTGACCCCGCCGCGGATGGGCAAGGTGCCGACCGCCCCCGCGACGGTGGCCGGCGTGATCGCCACCGACCGCGGCGCCATTCCGGTCGAACTCGACAACGCCAAGGCACCGTGCACGGTGAACAATTTCGCCAGCCTGGCCGCGCAGGGCTTCTTCGACGGGACGCCGTGCCACCGGCTGACCACCGGCAGCGACCTGAGCGTGCTGCAGTGCGGTGACCCGACCGGCACCGGCAAGGGCGGTCCCGGCTACCAGTTCCCCAACGAGTACCCGACCAACCAGTACCGGCTGACCGATCCGGCCGTGAAGACACCGGTGATCTATCCGCGCGGCACGCTCGCGATGGCCAATTCCGGGCCCGGCACCAACGGCAGCCAGTTCTTCCTGGTCTACCGGGACTCGCAGCTGCCGCCCACCTACACCGCGTTCGGCACCGTCGACGAGACGGGACTGGCGGTGCTCGATCAGATCGCCGCCGGCGGTGTCGGCGGCGGCGGGGACGACGGCAAGCCGGCCGACCCGGTGAACATCTCGACAGTGCGGGTGCAGTAG
- a CDS encoding MBL fold metallo-hydrolase has translation MLITGFPAGVLACNCYVIAPHDGADAIIVDPGQRASGPLQRILDRHRLTPAAVLLTHGHIDHMWSAQKVADTYGCPVFIHPEDRAMLTDPIMDLGSGLMMGIGKRLVGAFFTEPKQVVELTGDGELLDLGGIPVTVDHTPGHTPGSVVFRIGQSAFTGDTLFKGAIGRSDLLGGSGRALLTSIVNKLLVLDDDTVVLPGHGPKSTIGIERRTNPFLEGLTL, from the coding sequence GTGTTGATCACCGGATTCCCGGCCGGCGTGCTGGCGTGCAATTGCTACGTCATCGCGCCGCACGACGGTGCCGACGCGATCATCGTCGATCCGGGGCAGCGGGCCTCCGGACCGTTGCAGCGGATCCTGGACCGGCACCGGCTCACCCCGGCGGCGGTGCTGCTCACCCACGGGCACATCGACCACATGTGGTCGGCGCAGAAGGTGGCCGACACCTACGGCTGCCCGGTGTTCATCCATCCCGAGGACCGCGCGATGCTGACCGATCCGATCATGGACCTCGGTTCGGGACTCATGATGGGGATCGGGAAGCGGCTGGTGGGCGCGTTCTTCACCGAGCCCAAACAGGTGGTCGAACTCACCGGCGACGGCGAACTGCTCGACCTCGGTGGCATCCCCGTCACCGTCGACCACACGCCCGGGCACACGCCCGGGTCGGTGGTGTTCCGCATCGGCCAGAGCGCCTTCACCGGGGACACCCTGTTCAAGGGCGCGATCGGCCGCAGCGACCTGCTGGGCGGCAGCGGCCGGGCGCTGCTGACGTCCATCGTCAACAAATTGTTGGTGCTCGACGACGACACCGTGGTACTACCTGGGCACGGCCCGAAGTCCACCATCGGCATCGAGCGCCGCACCAACCCCT